In the Bremerella alba genome, one interval contains:
- a CDS encoding PVC-type heme-binding CxxCH protein — translation MRAIVISASAVCFLLCVAPPLQAAPPEGYLPKGNDGRQLNLDFETGTLQDWSAQGEAFQEQPIEGDTIHRRRSDMRSRHQGKYWIGGYERKQDEPTGTLTSDSFQVTHPWAAFLHNGGSFAETRVELVSAANDKVFYSTVGEKREDMRLVVVDLKPVAGKQIYIRLVDEHRGGWGHLNFDNFRFYDEAPAKPKPPLKPLVADDYPHAGLSAEQAAAAMQLPDGFAAIVSAAEPEVTQPIAMALDDRGRLWVAEAFEYPQRAQDGEGRDRILIFEDDDGDGKFDSRKVFFEGLNLVSGLEVGFGGVWVGAAPDLLFIPDEDGDDVPDSKPKVLLDGWGYQDTHETLNAFIWGPDGWLYGCHGVFTHSNVGKPGTPDSERQRINAGIWRYHPLRHEFEVFCHGTSNPWGVDFNDYGQAFATACVIPHLYHMIQGARYQRQAGSHFNPHTYDDIKTIADHLHYLGATPHGGNSKSDEAGGGHAHAGAMIYLGDRWPEQYRGQIFMNNIHGQRLNVDILHPKGSGYVGSHGPDFLLTRDRASQILNIRYLPDGNAYMIDWYDMQACHDRNAAAHDRSNGRVYKICYGKSESVKVDLPWKSDLELAELTLHPNDWYVRHARKVLQYRTTSVDIAPNAISRLQEIADTHADPTRRLRAYWALHSIGKLDSERINQMTKDANPHVRGWAIQLAFETNHQPSKSFAKTMIRLAKEDPSPVVRLYLASAAQRMSLDSRWELLSALTSHAEDAQDHNLPLMYWYAAEPLAEAAPERALALGLAANESIPQLGQFMLRRIGSGDSNSSLATLVKGVSTVDDPNTQLIFLKAMRAALAGRRQVVMPPEWDKVGGKLMSNGNSEVAIEATGLGVTFGDAKALSRMRQLAQNELAKPRLRTAAIEALLAADDPHLPSTLQSLVPNPTYRDIAIKGLAQYDDLQTPDSLFAEYAQMSPGDKRLALATLCSRPSYGKALLATIAHGDIPSSDLSADLVRQLSNLQDIDINTQLRSVWGSIRDTPEEKAQLIEHYKKLIAQKTLPQADIELGRAIFAKTCQRCHTLYGVGGAVGPDLTGSNRANLDYLLSNIVDPSAVMAKEYQPSIILLESGRVLTGIVRQEDDKTLILETAEDVLPLPKDEIEARRLSDKSMMPDDQLRPFSEHDVRSLVAYLQSKTQTALLATSENSADLFNGTDLKGWTGDPALWSVEDGEIVGKTTKGIPQNSFLISDLAAENFRLTMQVRLVKNEGNSGVQFRSQPLQDGSVKGYQADIGAGWWGKLYEEHGRGLLWEKSGQRHLKPDQWNTYEISAQGPDIKTLLNGQPCVQLQDHEGAKRGIFALQLHSGGPTEVRFRNLKLEILP, via the coding sequence ATGCGAGCGATCGTGATCTCCGCCTCTGCTGTCTGCTTCTTGTTATGCGTTGCCCCTCCATTGCAGGCAGCCCCACCGGAAGGTTATCTCCCCAAGGGAAATGATGGCCGGCAATTAAACCTCGACTTCGAGACCGGAACACTTCAAGACTGGTCGGCCCAAGGTGAAGCGTTCCAAGAGCAACCCATCGAGGGAGACACCATACATCGTCGTCGCAGTGACATGAGGAGCCGACACCAGGGCAAGTATTGGATCGGTGGATACGAACGTAAGCAAGACGAACCCACCGGCACACTCACCTCGGACTCGTTCCAGGTCACGCATCCCTGGGCGGCCTTTCTACACAATGGTGGATCCTTTGCAGAAACCCGAGTCGAGCTAGTGAGTGCCGCCAATGACAAGGTCTTTTACTCTACGGTTGGTGAGAAGCGTGAGGACATGCGTCTGGTGGTCGTCGATTTGAAGCCGGTCGCAGGCAAGCAGATCTACATTCGCCTGGTCGACGAACACCGCGGTGGCTGGGGACATCTTAACTTCGACAATTTTCGCTTCTACGACGAAGCTCCGGCTAAACCGAAGCCTCCCCTTAAGCCGCTGGTTGCCGATGACTACCCACACGCAGGATTATCCGCTGAACAAGCAGCGGCGGCCATGCAACTGCCTGACGGATTTGCGGCAATCGTAAGTGCCGCCGAGCCTGAAGTCACGCAGCCGATCGCGATGGCATTGGACGATCGCGGCCGACTCTGGGTGGCGGAAGCGTTTGAATACCCACAGCGTGCCCAAGATGGCGAGGGTCGCGACCGCATCTTGATTTTTGAAGACGACGACGGTGACGGCAAGTTCGATAGCCGCAAAGTCTTTTTCGAAGGCCTGAATCTGGTGAGCGGGCTGGAAGTCGGGTTTGGCGGCGTCTGGGTTGGTGCGGCACCCGACCTTTTATTCATCCCCGACGAAGACGGCGACGATGTGCCTGATAGCAAGCCGAAAGTGCTGCTCGACGGCTGGGGATATCAGGACACGCACGAAACGCTTAATGCTTTCATCTGGGGACCCGATGGTTGGCTTTATGGTTGCCATGGGGTGTTTACGCATTCCAATGTCGGAAAGCCTGGCACCCCAGACTCAGAGCGACAGCGGATCAACGCCGGCATCTGGCGTTATCATCCGCTGCGGCACGAGTTTGAGGTCTTCTGCCACGGCACGAGCAATCCTTGGGGAGTCGACTTCAACGACTACGGCCAGGCTTTTGCCACGGCGTGTGTTATCCCGCATCTCTATCACATGATTCAAGGAGCCCGATACCAACGCCAAGCCGGTTCTCATTTCAATCCGCACACCTACGACGACATCAAAACAATTGCCGACCACTTGCATTACCTGGGTGCGACTCCGCATGGAGGCAACAGCAAGTCCGACGAGGCTGGCGGCGGACATGCTCACGCAGGAGCCATGATCTATCTGGGAGATCGCTGGCCAGAACAATACCGCGGCCAGATCTTTATGAACAACATTCACGGCCAGCGTTTGAATGTCGATATCCTCCATCCGAAAGGGTCTGGATACGTTGGCAGCCATGGCCCAGACTTCCTGCTCACGCGAGATCGTGCTTCTCAGATATTGAATATCCGCTACTTGCCCGACGGAAATGCCTACATGATCGACTGGTACGACATGCAGGCATGTCATGACCGAAATGCGGCTGCGCACGATCGCAGCAACGGCCGGGTTTACAAAATCTGTTACGGCAAGAGTGAATCGGTCAAGGTTGACCTGCCCTGGAAAAGCGATCTCGAACTGGCCGAGCTAACTTTGCACCCCAACGACTGGTACGTCCGCCACGCCCGAAAGGTATTGCAGTATCGGACGACTAGTGTTGATATCGCCCCGAACGCAATCTCCCGCCTACAAGAGATCGCCGACACCCACGCTGACCCGACGCGCCGGCTAAGGGCCTACTGGGCACTGCACTCAATCGGCAAACTCGATTCCGAGCGAATCAATCAAATGACCAAAGATGCCAACCCGCATGTTCGCGGTTGGGCGATTCAGTTGGCGTTTGAGACCAACCACCAACCCTCGAAGTCATTCGCGAAAACCATGATTCGTTTAGCGAAAGAGGACCCCTCTCCTGTGGTTCGACTTTATCTTGCCTCGGCAGCTCAACGGATGTCGCTCGATTCAAGGTGGGAACTGCTCTCGGCATTGACCTCTCACGCGGAGGACGCCCAGGACCATAATCTTCCCCTGATGTATTGGTACGCGGCCGAACCTCTGGCCGAAGCGGCACCTGAACGAGCTCTTGCATTGGGTCTGGCTGCAAACGAGTCGATTCCTCAGTTAGGCCAATTCATGCTACGGCGCATCGGCAGTGGTGACTCGAATAGCTCTCTAGCAACATTAGTCAAAGGGGTCTCCACGGTAGACGATCCGAACACCCAGCTCATATTTCTGAAAGCCATGCGTGCGGCTTTGGCTGGTCGGCGTCAAGTCGTCATGCCGCCGGAGTGGGACAAAGTTGGTGGCAAGTTGATGTCAAACGGCAACAGCGAGGTTGCCATCGAAGCGACCGGGCTCGGCGTGACTTTTGGTGATGCAAAAGCCCTGTCGCGAATGCGTCAACTAGCCCAAAATGAACTCGCGAAACCACGTTTGCGAACGGCTGCAATCGAAGCCCTGTTGGCTGCAGACGATCCCCATCTACCAAGCACATTACAATCCCTCGTACCAAATCCCACCTATCGCGATATTGCGATCAAGGGTCTGGCTCAATACGATGACCTCCAAACGCCCGATAGTCTATTTGCTGAATATGCCCAGATGTCGCCGGGCGACAAGCGTTTGGCCCTGGCCACGTTGTGTTCGAGACCATCCTATGGAAAAGCGTTGCTCGCGACGATCGCCCATGGGGATATCCCTTCTAGTGATTTATCCGCCGATCTCGTTCGACAGTTGTCTAACCTGCAAGACATAGACATCAACACGCAGCTGAGATCAGTCTGGGGCTCAATTCGTGATACTCCGGAAGAGAAAGCCCAGCTGATCGAGCATTACAAAAAGTTAATCGCCCAGAAGACGCTACCCCAGGCCGATATAGAACTCGGACGTGCCATCTTCGCCAAAACCTGTCAGCGTTGCCACACTTTGTACGGCGTTGGTGGAGCCGTCGGTCCCGATTTAACAGGCTCGAACCGAGCGAACCTCGACTATCTCTTGAGTAACATCGTCGATCCGAGTGCCGTGATGGCGAAGGAATACCAACCTTCGATCATCCTGCTCGAATCTGGTCGCGTACTGACAGGCATTGTTCGCCAAGAAGATGACAAGACGCTCATTCTAGAAACGGCCGAAGATGTCTTGCCCCTTCCCAAGGATGAAATTGAAGCACGTCGGCTCAGCGATAAGTCGATGATGCCAGACGACCAACTTCGACCATTTTCTGAACACGACGTTCGTTCACTGGTCGCCTATTTGCAAAGCAAAACCCAAACAGCGCTGCTGGCAACTTCAGAGAACTCCGCTGATCTGTTCAACGGAACCGACCTGAAGGGATGGACAGGTGATCCCGCACTGTGGTCTGTCGAAGACGGGGAGATTGTCGGGAAGACAACCAAAGGCATTCCACAGAATAGTTTTTTAATCAGCGACCTTGCCGCAGAAAACTTTCGCTTGACCATGCAGGTGCGACTCGTGAAGAACGAGGGCAACAGCGGCGTGCAATTTCGCAGCCAGCCACTACAAGATGGTTCGGTCAAAGGATACCAGGCCGATATCGGGGCCGGTTGGTGGGGCAAGCTGTATGAAGAGCACGGCCGAGGCCTACTGTGGGAGAAATCCGGCCAGCGGCACTTGAAGCCAGATCAGTGGAACACTTACGAAATCAGCGCTCAGGGACCCGATATCAAGACACTTCTCAATGGTCAGCCGTGTGTGCAACTCCAGGACCACGAAGGGGCCAAACGTGGCATCTTCGCTTTGCAACTTCACTCAGGAGGTCCGACCGAAGTCCGTTTCCGCAATTTGAAGTTGGAAATTCTTCCCTAA